The Eubacteriaceae bacterium Marseille-Q4139 genome has a window encoding:
- a CDS encoding carbon-nitrogen hydrolase family protein, with the protein MTKLTIVQLQTRVYSDKMKNIEMLIPKLWQAKEEKADIVCLPEMFVCPYETPNFPAYAEKEGGPVWAALSDAAKKFRIYLSAGSVPELGDDGRVYNTAYVFDREGRQIAKHRKVHLFDIDVKGGQCFKESDTLSPGNSATVFDTEFGKIGLCICYDFRFPELARRMVLEGAKIILVPAAFNMTTGPAHWEVLFRSRAIDNQVFTFGTAPARDRSASYHSWGHSIAVSPWGTVLNQLGASEQLQTTVIDLDEVDSVREQLPLLATRMENL; encoded by the coding sequence ATGACAAAGCTCACCATCGTACAGCTCCAGACCCGCGTTTACAGCGACAAGATGAAAAATATTGAAATGCTGATCCCAAAGCTCTGGCAGGCCAAAGAGGAGAAGGCCGACATCGTCTGCCTGCCGGAGATGTTCGTCTGCCCTTATGAGACGCCGAATTTCCCGGCCTACGCCGAAAAAGAAGGCGGCCCCGTCTGGGCCGCTCTCTCCGATGCCGCAAAAAAATTCCGGATTTATCTTTCCGCCGGTTCCGTGCCGGAGCTGGGGGACGACGGGCGCGTCTACAACACGGCCTATGTCTTTGACCGGGAGGGACGCCAGATCGCCAAGCACCGGAAGGTCCATCTCTTCGATATCGACGTAAAGGGCGGCCAGTGCTTTAAAGAATCCGACACCTTATCGCCGGGAAATTCCGCCACGGTCTTTGATACGGAATTTGGGAAAATCGGCCTCTGCATCTGCTATGATTTCCGATTCCCGGAGTTAGCCAGGCGCATGGTTTTAGAGGGCGCAAAAATCATCCTCGTCCCGGCCGCCTTCAACATGACAACCGGGCCGGCCCACTGGGAAGTCCTGTTCCGCTCCCGTGCCATCGACAACCAGGTCTTTACCTTCGGCACGGCGCCGGCCAGGGACAGGAGCGCCTCCTACCATTCCTGGGGCCATTCCATCGCCGTCTCGCCCTGGGGCACGGTTTTGAACCAGCTCGGCGCTTCCGAACAGCTCCAGACTACGGTCATCGACCTGGATGAAGTGGATTCCGTCAGAGAACAGCTTCCGCTTCTTGCTACGCGGATGGAAAATCTGTAA
- a CDS encoding ACT domain-containing protein has translation MEAKKRYYVVNERALPEVLQKVVEAKRLLDSDRSMTVQEATERVGLSRSSFYKYKDDILPLSDNTKGKTVTLVTQMNDEPGLLSDLLHVVATYRANILTIHQTIPVNGVATVTLSVEVLPDTGNVARMMEEIEELTGIYDIRILGVEK, from the coding sequence ATGGAAGCAAAAAAGAGATATTACGTGGTAAATGAGAGGGCGCTGCCGGAGGTACTCCAGAAGGTCGTGGAAGCGAAACGGCTCCTGGATTCGGACCGCTCCATGACTGTTCAGGAGGCCACGGAGCGGGTGGGCCTAAGCCGCAGCTCCTTTTACAAATATAAGGACGACATTCTTCCTCTTTCCGACAATACCAAAGGGAAGACCGTGACCCTGGTGACGCAGATGAATGACGAGCCAGGGCTTTTGTCGGATCTTCTCCATGTGGTAGCCACCTACCGGGCCAACATCCTGACGATCCACCAGACGATCCCGGTCAACGGCGTGGCGACGGTGACTTTGAGCGTCGAAGTCCTGCCGGATACGGGGAACGTGGCGAGGATGATGGAAGAGATCGAAGAACTGACGGGAATTTATGACATCAGGATTTTAGGAGTGGAAAAGTAA
- a CDS encoding homoserine dehydrogenase codes for MKAAIMGYGTIGSGVFEVLRENREQIEKKAGEPIEIKYVLDLRDLSGTPAEEAAVKDLSVIENDPEVSIVVETMGGTTPAYEFVKRCLLKGKHVVTSNKALVAAHGTELLRLAGEKGVNFLFEASVGGGIPIIRTLNDSLAGEDILEISGIMNGTTNYILSKMYEEGWTFDDALRTAQELGYAERDPKADVEGYDTCRKLAILTAVSTRKETSYEDIPTRGITDITDLDFSYAARLGTSIKLLGISRKKDGKLYAEVAPVMVGAQNPLYSVSGVYNGIMVTGNMLGVSMFYGSGAGKLPTASAVAADMIHAAIRKNSRLSPGWCEEKQEILPADLLERRYFVRFEGKRQEKKEIVENAFGKVKWISLEGMDEFAVLTEKMSGEKFRAAAEAVGGLRQHITAEL; via the coding sequence ATGAAAGCAGCAATCATGGGATACGGCACGATTGGCTCCGGGGTTTTTGAGGTGCTCCGGGAAAATCGTGAACAGATAGAAAAGAAGGCGGGAGAGCCCATCGAGATCAAATATGTGCTCGATCTGCGGGACCTTTCCGGGACACCGGCGGAGGAAGCGGCAGTGAAAGACCTTTCCGTGATCGAGAACGACCCGGAGGTCTCCATAGTCGTAGAAACCATGGGCGGGACGACGCCGGCCTATGAGTTTGTAAAGCGGTGCCTCTTAAAGGGAAAACATGTGGTGACGTCCAACAAAGCGCTGGTGGCGGCCCACGGGACAGAGCTTTTAAGGCTTGCCGGGGAAAAGGGCGTAAACTTCCTGTTCGAGGCCAGCGTCGGCGGCGGGATCCCGATTATTAGGACGTTGAACGACAGCCTGGCCGGCGAAGACATCCTGGAAATTTCCGGCATCATGAACGGCACCACCAACTATATCCTGTCCAAGATGTACGAGGAGGGCTGGACGTTTGATGACGCCCTGCGGACGGCTCAGGAGCTGGGCTACGCGGAGCGGGATCCAAAGGCCGATGTGGAGGGCTATGACACATGCAGGAAGCTTGCAATCCTGACGGCCGTCTCCACAAGGAAAGAAACCAGCTACGAGGACATCCCGACAAGAGGGATCACAGACATCACCGACCTGGATTTCAGCTATGCGGCCAGGCTCGGCACTTCGATTAAGCTCCTTGGCATCAGCCGCAAAAAAGACGGGAAGCTCTATGCCGAGGTGGCGCCGGTGATGGTTGGGGCCCAGAATCCGCTGTATTCCGTGAGCGGCGTCTACAACGGGATCATGGTGACAGGGAATATGCTCGGCGTGTCCATGTTTTACGGCAGCGGCGCCGGGAAGCTCCCGACGGCAAGCGCCGTGGCGGCCGACATGATCCATGCGGCGATTCGGAAAAACAGCCGGCTGTCGCCTGGCTGGTGCGAAGAAAAGCAGGAAATCCTTCCGGCTGACCTTCTGGAGCGGAGATACTTTGTGCGATTTGAAGGGAAGCGCCAGGAGAAGAAGGAGATCGTGGAGAACGCCTTCGGGAAGGTGAAATGGATTTCCCTGGAGGGTATGG